Proteins from one Chloroherpetonaceae bacterium genomic window:
- the ileS gene encoding isoleucine--tRNA ligase → MNKFRDLSVDAGYAALESEVRAFWKKADIFEKSITSREGGRVFAFYEGPPTVNGKPGVHHVFSRTLKDLICRYKTLKGFQVRRQAGWDTHGLPVEIAVEKKLDLKSKSNVESFGIAQFNREAKDLVYYHIENSPESWEKLTDQMGYWCDMANPYITCTNQYIESVWWGIKQIFDKGLIYKDYKVVPQDPQSETVLSQAELKDAYKTVQDPSVYVKFKRKNANEFFLVWTTTPWTLVSNVCLAVGKEIDYVKVRAKNEILILAKERLAVLGAASEANPIEILEEFKGEALEHQEYEQLLPYLNFSQKAFYVVLGNFVSTSDGSGIVHCAPAFGADDYEVSKKYGLPMAQPIARNGRFTKEVPEFEGVFFKDADKPIIDVLKKDGKLFKRETYLHEYPFSPRYGVPVIYYARDSWYIRTTEIASKMIALNQEINWVPPEIGTGRFGNWLEENRDWAISRERFWGTPLPIWVSDDFKAGDDYKSGKMLCIGSIAELREGFIDLNGTPVQLGKALDENLVKLDLHRPFVDKIYFIKDGKRFTRTIELIDVWIDSGSMPWAQFHYPFENKERFESHYPADYIAEGIDQTRGWFYTLHALSAMIFGGVAYKNLIVNGHLLDKNGEKMSKSKGNVVDPFLMMDKYGADTLRWYLVSMSPPHLSKKFNEEELAEAQRKFFRAFIESYKFFALYANVDQFSYQMPRISVDSRTELDRWVLSSLNSLIRSVDKAMAAYDVTAASRFIEDFTVNQLSNWYIRRSRRRFWKGGSLEEGGVDKISAYQTLYECLIVLAKLASPFCPMIADEIYLNLNQLTGLEPFESVHLSFFPTVEETAIDLELEARMKRAQVICSLGLGLRKRAEIRVRQPLRRILVPITESKVRREIEKVKELILEELNIRTIEYVDDDSGIVSKKVKPNFKTLGKKFGKEVNAVANLLRSLAANQISTLEREGLLRLDLSGKEIEISLEDAEVLHEDLEGWLVASDDQSKTTIALDTDLDSELILEGLAREVVNRIQNLRKELSLDITDRIVLYLEAGLKIKEAIEKNKPYVMHETLASEIVYEINGHQSVRKEEIIGEENCIIAVVKI, encoded by the coding sequence ATGAATAAATTTAGAGATCTTTCAGTTGACGCGGGTTATGCAGCCTTAGAATCAGAAGTCAGAGCATTCTGGAAAAAGGCGGATATTTTTGAAAAAAGCATAACCTCTCGAGAAGGGGGAAGAGTCTTTGCCTTTTATGAAGGTCCGCCAACAGTCAATGGGAAGCCGGGGGTTCATCATGTTTTTTCAAGAACATTGAAAGATTTGATTTGCCGGTATAAAACACTGAAAGGGTTTCAAGTGCGACGTCAAGCCGGTTGGGATACCCACGGACTTCCGGTAGAAATTGCCGTTGAAAAGAAATTAGACTTGAAAAGTAAATCGAATGTAGAGAGCTTTGGCATCGCACAGTTTAATCGAGAAGCGAAAGACCTTGTATATTATCATATTGAAAACAGTCCGGAAAGTTGGGAGAAACTCACCGATCAAATGGGCTATTGGTGCGATATGGCAAATCCGTATATCACCTGTACCAATCAATACATCGAATCCGTCTGGTGGGGAATTAAACAAATCTTTGATAAAGGGCTAATTTACAAAGATTATAAAGTTGTTCCGCAAGACCCGCAATCTGAAACAGTTCTTTCGCAAGCTGAACTAAAAGACGCATATAAAACTGTCCAAGACCCAAGCGTATATGTAAAGTTTAAACGAAAAAATGCTAATGAATTCTTTTTGGTCTGGACAACAACGCCTTGGACTTTGGTTTCAAATGTCTGTCTGGCTGTTGGAAAAGAGATTGATTATGTCAAAGTTCGGGCAAAAAATGAAATCCTTATTCTGGCCAAAGAGCGGCTCGCTGTCTTGGGCGCCGCCTCTGAGGCGAATCCTATCGAGATTTTAGAAGAATTCAAAGGAGAAGCGCTTGAGCATCAAGAGTATGAGCAGCTATTACCCTATCTCAACTTTTCTCAAAAAGCGTTTTATGTTGTACTTGGTAATTTTGTTTCCACAAGCGATGGCTCAGGAATTGTTCATTGTGCGCCTGCCTTCGGTGCCGATGACTATGAAGTATCGAAAAAATATGGCCTTCCAATGGCTCAACCCATTGCACGGAATGGTCGCTTTACCAAAGAAGTCCCTGAGTTTGAAGGCGTTTTCTTTAAGGATGCCGATAAACCAATTATCGATGTACTAAAGAAAGACGGCAAACTATTTAAGAGAGAAACCTACTTACACGAATATCCATTCTCTCCGCGTTACGGTGTACCGGTTATTTACTATGCTCGCGATTCTTGGTATATCCGAACGACTGAAATCGCCTCTAAAATGATTGCACTCAATCAAGAAATCAATTGGGTTCCTCCCGAAATCGGAACGGGTCGATTTGGAAATTGGCTTGAGGAAAATCGCGATTGGGCAATAAGCCGTGAGCGATTTTGGGGAACCCCACTGCCGATTTGGGTCAGTGACGATTTCAAAGCCGGTGATGATTACAAGTCGGGCAAAATGCTTTGCATCGGTTCAATTGCTGAACTCCGCGAAGGATTCATTGATCTCAACGGAACGCCGGTTCAGTTAGGAAAAGCATTGGACGAAAATTTGGTTAAGCTTGATCTTCACCGCCCCTTTGTCGATAAAATTTATTTCATAAAAGACGGGAAAAGATTCACACGAACCATTGAGCTTATTGATGTATGGATTGACTCCGGTTCAATGCCTTGGGCGCAATTTCATTATCCCTTTGAAAATAAAGAGCGATTTGAATCGCATTATCCGGCTGATTATATCGCGGAGGGAATCGATCAAACTCGAGGTTGGTTTTATACTTTACATGCGCTTTCCGCTATGATTTTTGGGGGTGTCGCTTATAAAAATTTAATCGTCAATGGACATCTTTTAGATAAAAACGGTGAAAAGATGTCGAAATCAAAGGGAAATGTGGTTGATCCTTTTTTGATGATGGATAAATACGGTGCCGATACACTCCGGTGGTATTTGGTTTCAATGAGCCCACCGCATCTTTCAAAGAAGTTTAATGAAGAGGAACTCGCTGAAGCCCAAAGGAAATTTTTCCGAGCATTTATTGAGAGCTACAAGTTTTTTGCGCTTTATGCCAATGTGGATCAATTTTCTTATCAAATGCCGAGAATTTCGGTTGATTCACGAACGGAACTTGACCGATGGGTACTTTCTTCGCTCAATTCACTTATTCGCTCAGTAGATAAAGCAATGGCAGCGTATGATGTCACTGCTGCGTCAAGATTTATCGAAGATTTTACGGTGAACCAACTCTCGAACTGGTATATTCGCCGCTCAAGAAGGCGTTTTTGGAAGGGTGGATCGCTTGAAGAAGGCGGGGTTGATAAAATTTCGGCGTATCAAACTTTATATGAGTGCTTAATTGTGCTTGCCAAATTAGCATCACCTTTTTGCCCAATGATAGCGGATGAGATTTATCTTAATCTAAACCAATTAACCGGTTTAGAGCCGTTTGAATCGGTGCATTTATCTTTTTTTCCAACGGTTGAAGAAACTGCAATTGATTTAGAGTTGGAAGCAAGAATGAAGCGAGCGCAAGTGATTTGCTCATTAGGTCTTGGGCTTAGGAAACGCGCTGAAATTAGAGTTCGACAGCCTTTGCGCCGAATCTTAGTTCCGATTACAGAAAGCAAAGTTCGAAGAGAAATTGAAAAGGTCAAGGAATTAATTTTGGAGGAACTCAATATTCGCACAATTGAGTATGTGGATGATGATTCTGGAATTGTAAGCAAAAAAGTAAAGCCCAATTTTAAGACACTTGGTAAAAAATTTGGGAAAGAGGTTAATGCTGTTGCGAATCTTTTGCGTAGTTTAGCGGCTAATCAAATTTCAACATTGGAGCGAGAAGGCCTATTAAGGCTTGATCTTTCTGGAAAGGAGATTGAAATCTCGCTTGAGGATGCCGAGGTATTACATGAAGATCTTGAAGGCTGGCTTGTTGCTTCAGATGACCAATCGAAAACCACGATTGCGCTTGATACCGATTTAGATTCGGAATTGATTTTAGAAGGTTTGGCCCGAGAGGTTGTAAATCGAATTCAAAATTTGAGAAAAGAATTGTCTCTTGATATCACCGATCGAATTGTGCTTTATTTAGAAGCAGGGCTAAAGATCAAAGAAGCGATAGAAAAGAACAAGCCATATGTGATGCATGAAACATTAGCTTCCGAAATAGTTTATGAAATTAACGGTCATCAAAGTGTTCGTAAAGAAGAAATTATTGGGGAAGAGAATTGCATTATCGCTGTTGTAAAGATTTAG
- a CDS encoding TraR/DksA C4-type zinc finger protein, giving the protein MSKPAPQKLTKSPLTKDDLRHFEKVLLQKRSEVLRDLEIMRSMLDEANSEDSNSSYSMHMADHGTETMDKEQHFMFIQRDEKYLSYIDKALERIKHGTYGICSVSGLPIPRERLEAVPHTTVRIEYKNKR; this is encoded by the coding sequence ATTTCAAAACCTGCTCCACAAAAACTCACGAAATCTCCGCTTACAAAAGACGATTTGAGGCATTTTGAAAAAGTTTTACTTCAAAAAAGAAGTGAAGTCTTGAGGGATTTAGAAATTATGCGCTCTATGCTTGACGAAGCAAACAGCGAAGATTCAAACTCAAGTTACTCGATGCATATGGCTGACCACGGTACGGAAACGATGGATAAAGAACAGCATTTTATGTTTATCCAGCGGGATGAAAAGTACCTCAGTTATATTGATAAAGCGCTTGAAAGAATCAAACACGGAACATACGGTATTTGCTCCGTTTCAGGGTTACCAATTCCGAGAGAAAGGTTAGAAGCCGTTCCTCACACAACTGTTCGCATTGAGTACAAAAACAAACGATAA
- a CDS encoding diguanylate cyclase: protein MLDARRPDNTEFGYDDSEGVVNVRKYTPTKPSNSASTTLSQHQPPPKISSRVELEHFPDEPSKTEISSAQNHTEIEQELNAQIADIISTVKEAIGARTAAFYWASASRKRFIYAAHATDEKRFTTEVKLDYDDRDIMSEVVRKRNPVLYSEITTEDEPMFIRYYTELTGTKAFAGVPVVMKNSVCGVIIADSDKIEAFEPKHIRVLLRFAKICAASIDTHATKYSNLESLRFIEPSIQLMRKLHKEQSLDSIIEYFCISIKQALDFDHLSLALLNAKSEFVVKKTVSKARYVPEGAVIDLETSAVGISLMNGEEGTIDDLSQLAVTSRFFSGDMELPMNGSMLILPIRIGEMCSGAVVLEVGEKNYFNQDNFSKARFFVQSLAFSLQTILLRDRLKHATPQDEETGALTQSAFHRILRLEVNRCKRNESKITFVMLQFDDAEGLERRYGGKGLLSLMKSTMRLLENNVRNYDSVGRLGPLRFGICLYGMSAHNGRFWCEKIREQILDETFRTEDEYKTILATPSIGLSSYEFDIRSKDTGEDLASMIFSGAERALELAVKSGGNVVKAF from the coding sequence ATGTTGGACGCACGACGACCTGATAACACCGAATTTGGCTATGATGATAGTGAGGGTGTGGTTAATGTGCGCAAATACACGCCTACCAAGCCGTCGAATTCCGCTTCAACAACATTATCTCAACATCAACCGCCTCCGAAAATTAGTTCAAGGGTTGAGCTTGAGCATTTTCCTGATGAGCCCTCAAAAACTGAAATCAGTTCAGCACAAAACCATACAGAAATAGAACAAGAGCTCAACGCACAAATTGCCGATATCATTAGTACGGTCAAAGAAGCCATAGGCGCAAGAACGGCTGCTTTTTACTGGGCAAGTGCGAGTCGGAAAAGGTTTATTTATGCCGCACACGCGACCGATGAAAAGCGATTTACGACTGAAGTGAAACTTGATTACGATGACCGAGATATTATGTCTGAGGTGGTTAGAAAACGAAATCCGGTGCTTTACAGCGAGATCACCACTGAAGATGAGCCAATGTTTATTCGTTATTATACAGAGCTGACCGGTACAAAGGCATTTGCTGGTGTCCCCGTTGTAATGAAAAATTCGGTGTGCGGAGTCATCATTGCGGATAGTGATAAAATTGAAGCATTTGAACCAAAGCATATTCGTGTATTGCTTCGATTTGCAAAAATTTGTGCCGCTAGCATCGATACTCATGCTACGAAATACAGCAACTTAGAATCTTTGCGATTCATTGAGCCGTCAATTCAATTGATGCGAAAGCTTCATAAAGAGCAAAGCCTTGACAGCATCATCGAATACTTCTGCATTTCCATAAAGCAAGCGCTCGATTTTGATCATCTTTCGCTTGCGCTCTTAAATGCTAAGTCAGAATTTGTGGTTAAGAAAACGGTAAGCAAAGCGCGATATGTTCCGGAAGGTGCTGTCATTGATTTGGAAACATCCGCCGTGGGCATTTCGCTGATGAATGGTGAAGAGGGAACTATTGACGATCTCTCTCAACTTGCAGTAACATCACGATTTTTTAGCGGAGATATGGAACTTCCGATGAATGGCTCGATGCTCATTTTACCAATTCGAATCGGTGAAATGTGTTCCGGCGCTGTGGTACTTGAAGTTGGGGAAAAGAATTATTTCAATCAGGATAATTTTTCGAAAGCACGATTTTTCGTTCAATCACTCGCTTTTTCACTTCAAACCATTCTTCTCCGAGATCGCTTGAAACATGCGACGCCTCAAGATGAAGAAACCGGTGCACTGACTCAATCGGCGTTTCACCGCATTCTGCGTTTAGAAGTGAATCGATGCAAACGCAATGAAAGCAAGATTACTTTTGTGATGCTTCAGTTTGATGATGCGGAAGGTTTAGAAAGGCGTTACGGAGGGAAGGGGTTGCTTTCGCTGATGAAATCAACGATGCGGCTGTTAGAAAATAATGTCCGCAATTATGACAGTGTCGGGCGACTTGGGCCGTTAAGATTTGGGATTTGCCTTTATGGGATGTCGGCACATAACGGGAGATTTTGGTGTGAAAAGATTCGCGAACAAATTTTAGACGAAACATTCAGAACTGAAGATGAATACAAAACCATTTTAGCCACGCCGAGTATTGGTCTATCTAGTTATGAATTTGATATTCGATCAAAAGATACGGGAGAAGACTTAGCTTCAATGATTTTTTCAGGTGCGGAACGAGCTTTGGAATTGGCGGTAAAGTCGGGCGGAAATGTTGTTAAAGCTTTTTAA
- a CDS encoding EutN/CcmL family microcompartment protein, which produces MTLGKVIGTIWATRKDEGLVGMKLQIVRQVGLDLQPKDNFIVAVDSVGAGVGEIVLIASGSSARLTEQTKNKPVDAVIMAIVDKLDVAD; this is translated from the coding sequence ATGACACTCGGTAAGGTAATTGGGACAATCTGGGCTACGCGCAAAGATGAAGGTTTAGTGGGAATGAAATTGCAGATTGTTCGACAAGTTGGGCTCGATTTGCAACCGAAAGACAATTTTATTGTTGCTGTAGATTCGGTTGGGGCGGGCGTTGGTGAAATTGTTCTTATCGCGAGTGGAAGTTCTGCGCGTTTAACGGAGCAAACCAAAAATAAACCGGTCGATGCCGTGATAATGGCGATTGTCGATAAACTGGATGTGGCGGATTAA
- a CDS encoding EutN/CcmL family microcompartment protein — protein MNFGMVIGSVWATRKDESLEGEFLKVIQPITASKEKQGMPLIACDSIGAGNGEIILFTTSTEAAIPLKYRKNRAMVATDATIVGIVDRIDTVSVSIS, from the coding sequence ATGAATTTTGGAATGGTTATTGGTTCGGTGTGGGCAACACGCAAAGATGAATCTCTTGAAGGAGAATTTTTAAAAGTTATTCAGCCAATAACAGCCTCCAAAGAAAAGCAAGGGATGCCTTTAATTGCTTGCGATTCAATTGGAGCGGGCAATGGTGAAATTATATTATTTACAACTTCGACAGAAGCGGCAATTCCGCTTAAGTATCGAAAAAATAGAGCAATGGTTGCAACTGACGCCACAATTGTGGGAATTGTGGATCGCATAGACACCGTGAGTGTTTCAATATCCTAA
- a CDS encoding RNA polymerase sigma factor RpoD/SigA: MRQLKISRQITNRESASLDRYLQEIGKFDLLTPQDEIDLTRKIKKGDGKPVDTREYKEGRRSLEKLIKANLRFVVSVAKQYQNQGLSLGDLINEGNLGLIKAAKRFDETRGFKFISYAVWWIRQSILQALAEQSRIVRLPLNRVGTLNKIGKAFSQLEQEYERDPSTEELAKVLEMNEGEINDTLKIAGRHISVDAPFAQGDDNRLLDVLQNDSARPDHRLIQESLQVEVERSLSALTAREAEVIRAYFGIGMDNPLTLEEIGEKFKLTRERVRQIKEKAIRRLRHSQYHSVLKEYIGG, translated from the coding sequence ATGCGTCAATTAAAAATTAGCCGTCAGATTACGAATCGCGAAAGCGCTTCGCTCGACCGCTATTTACAAGAGATTGGGAAATTTGATCTCTTAACCCCACAGGATGAAATCGATCTGACAAGAAAGATAAAAAAAGGTGATGGAAAGCCGGTCGATACCCGCGAATACAAGGAAGGTCGGCGGTCGCTTGAGAAACTAATCAAAGCGAATCTTCGATTTGTTGTCTCAGTTGCAAAGCAATATCAAAATCAAGGTCTATCACTTGGCGATTTAATCAACGAAGGAAATTTAGGTCTTATCAAAGCGGCAAAGCGATTTGACGAAACGCGCGGATTCAAGTTCATTTCATATGCGGTGTGGTGGATTCGCCAATCAATTTTGCAAGCTTTGGCAGAGCAGTCACGTATTGTGCGGTTGCCTTTGAACCGCGTGGGGACGTTGAATAAAATCGGTAAAGCATTCAGCCAATTAGAACAAGAATATGAGCGTGACCCAAGCACTGAAGAACTTGCCAAAGTGCTCGAAATGAATGAAGGGGAAATCAATGATACGCTTAAGATTGCGGGTCGTCATATTTCTGTTGATGCGCCGTTTGCGCAAGGAGATGATAATCGGCTTTTGGATGTGCTTCAAAACGACTCCGCACGCCCCGATCACAGGCTGATACAAGAATCGCTGCAAGTTGAGGTGGAGCGTTCACTCTCGGCTCTTACTGCTCGAGAAGCCGAAGTAATTCGCGCTTACTTCGGAATCGGGATGGACAATCCATTAACGCTTGAAGAAATTGGAGAGAAGTTTAAGTTGACCCGTGAGCGAGTTCGTCAAATTAAAGAAAAAGCGATTCGACGGCTAAGACACTCACAGTATCACAGTGTTTTGAAAGAATACATAGGCGGCTAA
- the purN gene encoding phosphoribosylglycinamide formyltransferase, which produces MKRTRLAVFCSGAGSNFKVLFQKAKEKKLPFEFIVCVSNNSQCGAMQFAREQGIHTIHLSSKTHPDPKEFNRALISKLSELQIDLILLAGYMKKITPELVKEFPKRILNIHPSLLPKFGGEGLYGLKVHEAVISAGEKESGATVHFVDNDYDTGEIILQEKVNVELTDTPESLAERVLKVEHRIYIQALEKVTLHQ; this is translated from the coding sequence GTGAAGAGAACAAGACTTGCAGTTTTTTGTTCAGGTGCAGGAAGCAACTTTAAGGTGCTATTTCAAAAAGCAAAAGAAAAAAAATTGCCATTTGAATTTATAGTGTGTGTTTCAAACAATTCTCAGTGCGGAGCAATGCAGTTTGCGCGAGAGCAGGGAATTCATACCATTCACCTTTCTTCAAAAACGCACCCCGACCCAAAGGAATTCAATCGTGCATTGATTTCAAAATTGTCCGAACTTCAAATTGATCTGATTCTTCTGGCCGGTTATATGAAGAAAATTACTCCTGAATTGGTCAAAGAATTTCCAAAACGCATCTTAAATATTCATCCATCCCTGCTGCCAAAATTTGGGGGAGAAGGGCTCTATGGATTGAAAGTTCATGAAGCTGTCATTTCTGCAGGCGAAAAAGAAAGCGGTGCAACGGTTCATTTTGTTGATAACGATTATGATACAGGAGAAATAATTTTGCAAGAAAAGGTCAATGTCGAGTTGACGGATACGCCGGAAAGTCTTGCGGAAAGAGTTCTTAAAGTTGAGCATCGCATATATATTCAAGCTCTTGAAAAAGTAACACTTCATCAATAG